In Zygosaccharomyces rouxii strain CBS732 chromosome F complete sequence, a single window of DNA contains:
- the SMC1 gene encoding cohesin subunit SMC1 (similar to uniprot|P32908 Saccharomyces cerevisiae YFL008W SMC1 Subunit of the multiprotein cohesin complex essential protein involved in chromosome segregation and in double-strand DNA break repair SMC chromosomal ATPase family member binds DNA with a preference for DNA with secondary structure), translating to MGRLVGLELYNFKSYRGTVRVGFGDSNFISIIGPNGSGKSNMMDAISFVLGVKSSHLRSQILKDLIYRGVEGEEDEEDGEGRTAYVKAFYLKSDSTVELSRSISRNGDTQYKMNGKNCGYKQYAEFLEEENILIKAQNFLVFQGDVVQIASQSATDLTKLFEEISGSIQYKKEYDSLKGKVDSLNQSAAESIKNRRRIHGELKSYREGIDKNQEFYHQVEKRKELQRHYALWQLYHLETQRHELEDKLANLKNSIKTIRGKETSQEQILQRSRASFARESASILKQRSKMESKSREKEKINQQLLPIKLSQRSAAKRIANVQKRISSLQRDIDRQREYVERFENQLNVVTKAKSDFEKEIKESSKDHDKYKLNEDDTKLYASLNEKYLNQGGFSLESQKQLTLNDKQELMDEMETLKKRNDISRSRVTDELSVIAEKLESQLSEISSTLNERNSTHSDKVKELQKLHSQIESSSNKEYDLNYKLREVLVKIEELSASQRETVKERKLRENIATLKRFFPGVRGLVCDLCQPKKDKYALAISTILGKNFDSVIVDNVMVAQECIAYLKKQRAGIASFIPLDTIDVEIPTLTLSDSQGCTLAINAIDYEQEYERALQYVCSDSIICDDMNIAKDLKWNKGVRSKLVTLEGALIHKAGLMTGGISKNTSNRWDKEEYQSLMTLKDKLLQQVEEAALEGKNASLMARELESTLSLLNTEISELRTQLTLTQRTLKENTVERDYHEKLIKEEYEPELLNLEERIQNFNFALQELDSQKEKLQNEIFEEFTNRVGFTVKDYESHSGEIMRQQSKELQQLQRQILNVENKLQFEKDRLSTTERRFGKAHEDMAKIEFELTQLERQEKETESRINQIDQELADQKKELEQFQKKLDAKHGDIDSTEDALHEVTANLQALKRHKDELKEDVEKVDMEKVCVLKNCKLSNITIPVLSDTDLDQLPIDRIDEETIAIAHEIEIDFHELPAKYKESGAETIREDFEKSIKHAEDILNDLQPNAKANERFSEAQNKFEAIDYETEELKSEEKRVIAQFLKIKKKRKALFERAFEYASEHIDPIYRELTKNPGSTNELAGGSASLTLEDEDEPFNAGIRYHATPPFKRFKDMEYLSGGEKTVAALALLFTINSFQPSPFFVLDEVDAALDSTNVDRIAAYISRHGNRDLQFIVISLKNTMFEKSDALVGVYRQQQENSSKIVTLNLKNYAS from the coding sequence ATGGGGAGATTAGTCGGGTTAGAACTATACAATTTTAAATCTTACCGTGGTACTGTCAGGGTTGGATTTGGTGATTCCAATTTTATCAGTATCATTGGTCCCAATGGGTCTGGTAAATCCAACATGATGGATGCGATTTCGTTTGTGCTAGGTGTCAAGAGCAGCCATTTAAGATCACAGATTCTGAAGGATTTGATCTATAGAGGTGTAGAAGGtgaggaagatgaggaagatggGGAGGGTCGAACCGCCTACGTGAAGGCATTCTACTTAAAAAGCGATTCCACAGTAGAGCTATCCAGAAGTATATCAAGAAATGGTGACACTCAGTATAAAATGAATGGCAAAAATTGTGGATACAAACAGTATgctgaatttttagaagaagaaaatatcTTAATCAAAGcccaaaattttcttgtGTTTCAAGGTGACGTGGTGCAGATTGCTTCACAATCTGCTACtgatttgaccaaattatttgaagaaatttcaggTTCCATTCAATATAAAAAGGAGTATGATTCCTTAAAGGGGAAGGTggattctttgaaccaGTCGGCAGCGGAATCTATTAAgaatagaagaagaatccatGGTGAGTTGAAATCTTATAGAGAAGGTATTGATAAAAACCAAGAGTTCTACCACCAAGTTgaaaaaaggaaagaattacaaaggCATTATGCATTATGGCAACTGTACCATTTGGAGACTCAAAGAcatgaattggaagataaattggcaaatttgaagaacagTATAAAGACCATCAGAGGTAAAGAAACATCACAGGAGCAAATCTTACAGAGATCAAGAGCTTCTTTTGCCAGGGAAAGCGCTAGCATTTTAAAGCAGAGAAGTAAGATGGAATCTAAATCCAgggagaaggaaaagatcAATCAACAGTTATTACCGATAAAATTATCTCAAAGGTCAGCGGCCAAACGTATAGCGAACGtacaaaagagaattagTTCTTTGCAGAGGGATATCGATAGACAACGTGAATACGTGGAGAGGTTTGAGAACCAATTGAACGTGGTTACAAAGGCCAAATctgattttgaaaaagagattaaagaatcttccaaagatcATGACAAGTACAAACTGAATGAGGATGATACAAAGCTATATGCCTCtttaaatgaaaaatactTGAACCAAGGTGGTTTTTCACTAGAGTCTCAAAAGCAGTTGACGTTAAACGAtaaacaagaattgatggATGAGATGGAgactttgaagaaaagaaatgatATCTCCAGATCAAGAGTAACTGATGAATTGTCAGTAATCGCTGAGAAACTTGAGTCACAACTTTCAGAAATTTCCTCGACACTTAACGAAAGGAATTCCACACATAGTGATAAAGTTAAAGAGTTACAAAAATTACATTCGCAAATAGAATCTTCTAGCAACAAAGAATACGACTTGAATTACAAGTTGAGGGAAgtgttggtgaaaattgaagaattaagCGCTAGTCAAAGAGAAACCGTTAAGGAAAGGAAATTGAGAGAAAATATTGCAACAttaaaaagatttttcCCTGGTGTTAGAGGATTAGTATGTGATCTATGCCAACCAAAGAAAGACAAATATGCATTAGCCATTTCGACCATATTGGGTAAAAATTTCGATTCCGTGATAGTGGACAATGTCATGGTGGCACAAGAATGCATTGCTTACTTGAAAAAACAACGTGCTGGTATTGCATCTTTCATTCCATTAGACACTATTGATGTGGAGATCCCTACTTTAACACTCTCTGATTCTCAAGGTTGTACTTTGGCGATTAATGCCATTGATTATGAGCAAGAATACGAAAGGGCACTACAATACGTTTGTTCTGATTCCATTATTTGTGACGATATGAATATCGCcaaggatttgaaatggaaCAAAGGAGTTAGATCAAAATTAGTTACTTTAGAAGGTGCACTTATCCACAAAGCAGGTCTTATGACTGGTGGTATATCGAAGAACACTAGTAATCGTTGggataaagaagaatatcaGAGCTTAATGACGTTAAAGGATAAACTTTTGCAACAGGTAGAAGAAGCAGCTCTCGAAGGTAAGAATGCTTCTTTAATGGCTAGAGAATTAGAGAGTACACTTTCGTTACTCAATACCGAAATTTCAGAATTAAGAACACAGTTAACGCTCACACAGagaactttgaaagaaaacaCAGTGGAAAGAGATTATCATGAAAAGCtgattaaagaagaatatgaacCTGAATTACTGAATTTGGAGGAAAGaatacaaaatttcaatttcgccttacaagaattggattcccaaaaggaaaaactgCAGaatgaaatctttgaagaatttactAATCGTGTCGGATTCACTGTTAAGGACTATGAAAGTCATTCAGGTGAAATAATGAGGCAACAATCCAAAGAGTTGCAGCAACTGCAAAGGCAGATCCTAAATGTGGAAAATAAATTACAGTTCGAAAAAGATAGACTAAGTACCActgaaagaagatttgggaAAGCACATGAGGATATGGCTAAAATCGAATTTGAACTAACTCAATTGGAACgtcaagaaaaagaaacagaGTCACGTATAAATCAAATCGACCAAGAACTAGCAgatcaaaagaaagaattagaacaaTTCCAGAAAAAATTAGACGCCAAGCATGGCGATATAGATTCCACAGAGGATGCTCTTCACGAAGTGACTGCCAATTTGCAAGCATTAAAACGCCATAAGGATGAACTTAAGGAAGATGTGGAGAAGGTGGATATGGAAAAAGTATGTGttctgaaaaattgtaaattGTCCAATATTACTATACCCGTACTTTCAGACACAGACTTGGATcaattaccaattgatagaattgatgaagaaactaTTGCAATTGCCcatgaaattgaaattgatttccATGAATTACCTGCTAAATACAAAGAAAGTGGTGCAGAAACCATTAGggaagattttgaaaaatccatcaagCATGCAGAAGATATCTTAAATGATTTACAACCAAATGCCAAAGCTAATGAAAGGTTCAGCGAGGCTCAGAATAAGTTTGAAGCCATAGACTACGAGactgaagaattaaaatcGGAGGAAAAGAGAGTTATTGCACAATTTctcaagatcaagaagaagagaaaggCCCTATTTGAACGTGCATTTGAATACGCTAGTGAACACATTGACCCTATCTACAGAGAATTGACGAAAAACCCAGGTTCTACCAACGAGCTAGCAGGCGGTAGTGCTTCACTAACgttagaagatgaagacgaacCGTTCAACGCCGGAATAAGATATCATGCAACACCACCTTTTaaaagattcaaagatATGGAATATTTATCCGGTGGTGAGAAAACAGTCGCTGCTCTAGCATTGTTATTTACCATAAATTCATTCCAACCAAGTCCCTTCTTCGTACTAGACGAAGTAGATGCCGCTTTAGACAGTACTAACGTCGACAGAATTGCAGCATACATTAGCAGACATGGCAATCGAGACTTACAATTCATTGTCATCTCTCTGAAGAACACCAtgtttgaaaaatctgaCGCACTTGTTGGGGTATACAGACAGCAGCAAGAGAACTCATCAAAGATCGTCACACTAAATCTTAAGAACTATGCAAGCTGA
- the BLM10 gene encoding proteasome activator BLM10 (similar to uniprot|P43583 Saccharomyces cerevisiae YFL007W BLM3 Protein involved in assembly of proteasomal core particles in the nucleus required for normal resistance to bleomycin may be involved in protection against oxidative damage): MSDNEIRAPIPLKNRTLSQLKLQDMKNTRSSSSMAGDGTKRPRLHSPEGNQQWRPRSATPNMNSPRLLNGMDSKQIFNDMLKYYGLDYVDDRDEHLNQIHDPKSKWFSRAVRQQYMIEDTLPYKTESHKDQAKYLCHVLINLYIAIRSLDIQGLISISSKDLADLKGEVDNLALNTDLFRLTTDAIDAEVLNNDIADFDEDEDEDDMFDDNEYIDLVGPDFNATGKITAKSASIINVNHWTNEFKNCMHFDFPLSLRKSLAVVYYYLSLVQGQKVYRQMHVEMFELLVATDDDGTNFTDLLYESGLRLDHKIMLRFLSDFLPYPEPDYVRYDLSIKEDLQLFRLLLKLANNSKAFFDDKSATILIDTMGCLLSSLAPSTISTIMPMITSLVPYQYHQDGRITDYFPFCFGFWTCKTADASVDTHMYDFMGTVAEDAHWKLIRDSESNPLVEYGDYLLFTDDQMSFMFNRLQVHLRADGQIHSYSRTVRPLIYSLNGSHSEPFFDRLVNLAKSIETFVHPSNTGFWTKPISKFVHGFIKMYHGRVQKEKKQRELGIEHPIYLDSKCNSKMVEVFLSLLVSGAQNKSSDVANYYISCLAYLLDLRPDNSNIVFDRILIDVYEALAGEYVNSTHRLIASLKQFNRVVRFMVMDKLYRVHVTNVLLMFVDKIDMNDINLTSNLINGIVSIASFIPFQNFVGPDEYLTFESHTLPFIQQHYYHLRDSNGQEQFIYDEALLETAFRASTTVFENVLRVYIDKLFQLVDVDLEDGFVTKVNQTTMIMQESMDDATFEIFAQLLQKRFWDNDSFKEKDPQYDLVIIPLAALTRRNKAIAQPLFDDLTFHVKEQIERGAGSVRASSEIQQRDVKLVLYLSAVNEVLRQSHNAIFEFSGKLKEFMKYVFESITNPPLDVITSIMIHSACASLTSTELIDYSLFPEQSKVPWYERWGGLQFDERKYEKENLNFIWHVPNSAEITLAIDLLKSTMNYCITNMENMMADPHNDFTYSDKIQKYILIITHALSGSSLLFDPDFNKNNSQQVTDSQSYKEKLVLLKNIRENNFDNQEMDIDIEQIRSEKGGGEYIDDKDASDLQASENEGVIEMKETTGEDFLIEDEAEMSEIPSGIATPEPGAHLSGDFNSFMNSRLAFRDLDIYTCNYFFGNTVMEKVKHPQYVEVHCLRANIGRFFHKLYKFLMEHFENNTSMFQILLHGMKVWFTDVGQETVFIEDPCAFFDLDFMENIQILANSGEPFTRTCLAVRSNDIHQMRVLLHSTNRYPSKLEAQLLRNIISLASSLYPDIHKPAQGTLVHCMKQLIGSYSIIIKKSITALKEVMETHDYMKMQIILKLLMIKKIHRKLMSDYNNITELTMILIECCKVNELEISMYADKILSDIVAGMKIPSSTCVLDERAYAPLAPPDKFMDLQVEAVKNAKDKKRSRYLSLLIELQNKLVGVLESEKTVGWKLPMLIIRFVVKIQSHLETEVEPKALETIFKHSQTNHPDMIHLAIKSFLGIFNKIFSLSDYDYDISKAYNSAFDPGFITDVDTSQDGFPEEFKQEMNNFESPSYFIDSRMFVGWLCWGRSMKVVKAEPIEVNFRQNEIEAFQRFGNVVNYEWIQNIVDNLIQDNETHGVFSSGNVSFFVLLIFLISHNFTKLKLEDLFSLCESRYDRNDKASMIMSTEIFAALICGSKFMYPESLQLRDAFVAKFLPSCIDSELNQDAFGIWATLCWWLPTVVDLRRCKPFYQNFSSIQNLLDKKSDDPAHQASKLLMLRSVLLSMEYSSPDLLVVLNSLVTDHPYDQVREAVAKVLATLMQSSCCASLPSVKELMHKESNCGGGLGSPVMVTSKTVDEFVKRQFQDIVKESANITGLAPQQILKTRYYYLTSTMVYWVKEMIKGTNRVLLVPYIVDYVAPFLLDLLTHRDVCKLAGLDPTILYVTLSYMPLRKEALGEVIQLMCHDENTLSSYQIRVKLGFVQHFFSSQLLQLAPEQRDSILSFVVSHLYNERYVEVRMRASDVLSDIVHNLGEDDERLKKLVQSFSSRLGNHKWEEKQKLSKADVKIHGSILGLGAVIQAFPYVFPLPRWIPSQLSNLASWSRTSGVAGTAAKSYISEFKKVRTDTWKFDRLSFTQDELEDLEGVLWSSYYA; this comes from the coding sequence ATGAGTGATAACGAGATCAGGGCTCCTATTCCACTGAAGAATAGGACATTGTCGCAATTAAAATTGCAGGACATGAAGAATACCAGATCTAGTTCTAGTATGGCAGGTGATGGGACCAAGAGGCCAAGGTTGCACTCTCCAGAGGGCAACCAACAATGGAGACCAAGATCCGCCACGCCCAATATGAATTCTCCCAGATTATTGAATGGAATGGACAGCAAGCAGATTTTCAATGACATGTTAAAGTATTACGGATTAGATTACGTTGATGACAGGGATGAGCAtttaaatcaaattcatgATCCGAAGTCGAAATGGTTTAGCCGAGCCGTCAGGCAACAATATATGATTGAAGATACTTTACCCTACAAGACTGAATCACATAAAGACCAAGCCAAGTACTTATGTCATGTTTTGATCAATCTTTATATCGCAATTAGGTCTCTTGACATCCAAGGgttgatttcaatttctaGTAAAGATTTGGCAGATTTGAAAGGTGAAGTGGATAATTTGGCATTAAACACAGATTTGTTTCGGTTGACCACCGATGCTATAGATGCAGAAGTTTTAAACAACGATATTGCagattttgatgaagatgaagacgagGATGATATGTTTGATGACAATGAATATATTGATCTTGTAGGGCCGGATTTTAATGCAACTGGAAAGATCACTGCAAAATCGGCATCAATAATCAATGTTAACCATTGGACCAACGAATTTAAGAATTGCATGCATTTTGATTTCCCCCTTTCGCTGAGGAAGTCATTGGCAGTTGTCTATTACTATTTATCCCTGGTACAAGGTCAAAAAGTCTATAGACAGATGCATGTTGAAATGTTCGAATTACTGGTCGCaactgatgatgatggtacGAACTTTACAGATTTACTCTACGAATCAGGTCTTCGATTGGACCATAAAATTATGCTTAGATTTTTATCAGATTTTCTACCATACCCAGAACCTGATTATGTGCGTTACGATTTAAGCATAAAAGAAGATCTGCAACTATTCAGATtacttttaaaattggCTAATAATTCCAAAGCATTCTTCGATGATAAAAGTGCCACTATTCTAATTGACACTATGGGGTGTTTACTTTCAAGTCTGGCTCCTTCTACCATCTCTACGATAATGCCTATGATAACATCATTGGTACCTTATCAATATCATCAGGATGGCAGGATTACGGATTACTTCCCCTTCTGTTTTGGATTCTGGACCTGTAAAACGGCAGACGCATCAGTGGACACTCACATGTACGATTTTATGGGTACGGTAGCAGAAGATGCACATTGGAAATTGATTAGGGATTCCGAATCTAATCCATTGGTGGAATACGGTGATTACTTGTTGTTTACGGATGATCAGATGTCCTTTATGTTTAATAGATTACAAGTACATTTGCGAGCAGATGGTCAAATTCATTCGTATTCGAGAACTGTGAGACCTTTGATCTACTCTTTGAATGGGTCTCATAGTGAACCATTCTTCGACAGACTAGTGAACTTGGCTAAATCAATAGAGACTTTTGTGCATCCTTCCAATACAGGATTTTGGACTAAACCGATCTCCAAATTTGTACACGGGTTCATCAAGATGTATCACGGGAGAGTacagaaagagaagaaacaGAGGGAACTGGGAATTGAGCATCCAATCTACTTGGATTCGAAATGTAATTCTAAGATGGTAGAAGTGTTTTTAAGTCTTCTTGTATCAGGGGCTCAAAACAAAAGTTCCGATGTGGCCAATTACTATATCTCATGTTTGGCATACTTGTTAGATTTACGGCCTGATAATTCAAACATTGTATTTGACAGAATTTTGATTGATGTTTACGAAGCTCTGGCAGGTGAGTACGTCAATTCTACGCATAGATTGATAGCATCTTTAAAACAATTCAACAGGGTGGTGAGATTTATGGTCATGGATAAACTATATCGAGTCCATGTGACAAATGTCTTGTTAATGTTCGTTGACAAAATTGATATGAATGATATCAATCTAACAAGTAATTTGATAAATGGTATCGTTTCCATTGCGTCCTTCATAcctttccaaaattttgtaGGTCCTGATGAATATCTGACTTTTGAATCGCATACCCTTCCATTCATCCAACAACATTACTATCACTTGAGGGATTCGAACGGTCAGGAGCAATTCATCTATGATGAGGCATTGCTTGAAACTGCATTCAGAGCTTCTACTACCGTCTTTGAGAATGTATTGAGAGTTTATATCGAtaaattgttccaattggtGGATGtagatttggaagatggaTTTGTTACTAAAGTTAATCAAACAACGATGATAATGCAAGAATCAATGGATGATGCcacttttgaaatttttgcCCAATTACTACAAAAACGGTTTTGGGATAATGATTCCTTCAAGGAAAAGGACCCTCAGTATGATCTCGTAATAATTCCCTTGGCAGCTCTTACAAGAAGGAATAAAGCTATTGCTCAACCACTTTTTGATGACTTGACTTTCCATGTTAAAGAGCAGATAGAAAGAGGGGCTGGTTCTGTTAGGGCATCTTCTGAAATTCAGCAAAGAGATGTCAAGTTGGTTCTTTACCTATCAGCGGTGAACGAAGTTTTAAGACAGTCCCATAATGCtatttttgaatttagTGGAAAGCTCAAGGAATTTATGAAGTACGTTTTTGAAAGCATAACAAATCCACCCTTAGATGTTATTACTTCTATCATGATTCACAGTGCGTGTGCAAGTTTGACAAGCACCGAATTGATTGATTATAGTTTGTTTCCTGAACAATCTAAGGTCCCCTGGTATGAAAGGTGGGGTGGTTTACAATTTGATGAGCGGAAATATGAAAAGGAGAATTTGAACTTTATTTGGCATGTACCCAACAGTGCTGAGATAACTTTAGCCATCGATCTTTTAAAAAGCACAATGAATTATTGCATAACCAATATGGAGAATATGATGGCTGATCCCCATAACGATTTCACTTACAGTgacaaaattcaaaagtataTCTTAATTATTACTCATGCACTTTCAGGATCAAGTCTCCTCTTTGATCCAGATTTCAACAAGAATAACTCACAGCAAGTAACTGATTCGCAATCTTATAAAGAGAAGCTTGTACTGTTGAAGAATATCAGAGAAAATAACTTTGATAACCAAGAAATGGACATTGATATTGAACAAATTCGTTCTGAAAAGGGTGGTGGGGAATACATTGATGATAAGGACGCTTCCGATTTGCAAGCCTCTGAGAATGAGGGAGTGAtagaaatgaaagaaaCTACTGGTGAGGATTTTCTTATTGAGGATGAAGCAGAAATGTCTGAGATACCTTCAGGTATTGCTACTCCTGAACCAGGTGCTCATCTCAGTGGAGACTTTAATTCCTTTATGAATTCACGTTTGGCATTTAGAGATTTGGATATTTACACTTGCAACTATTTCTTTGGAAATACGGTAATGGAGAAGGTTAAGCATCCTCAATACGTGGAAGTTCACTGTTTAAGGGCTAACATTGGAAGATTTTTCCATAAACTATACAAATTTCTCATGGAACACTTCGAAAATAATACTAGCATgttccaaattcttttgcaTGGTATGAAAGTTTGGTTCACTGATGTGGGCCAAGAAACTGTTTTCATCGAGGACCCGTGTGCATTTTTCGACCTCGATTTCATGGAGAATATTCAGATTTTGGCCAATTCTGGGGAACCTTTCACGAGAACTTGTTTAGCTGTCAGGTCTAACGATATACACCAGATGAGGGTGTTATTGCATTCGACAAACAGATATCCTTCTAAATTGGAGGCCCAGCTGTTGAGGAATATCATAAGTCTAGCATCTTCTTTATACCCCGACATTCACAAACCTGCTCAAGGTACTTTGGTTCATTGTATGAAACAGCTAATTGGGTCTTActccattattattaagAAGTCAATTACTGCACTAAAAGAAGTAATGGAAACTCATGATTATATGAAGATGCAAATTATCTTAAAGTTGTTGATGATTAAAAAGATTCACCGCAAATTAATGTCTGATTACAATAATATTACGGAACTCACGATGATTTTGATCGAATGTTGTAAAGTTAACGAATTAGAAATTTCCATGTATGCAGACAAGATTTTGAGTGATATTGTCGCAGGCATGAAGATTCCGTCAAGTACCTGTGTACTCGACGAGAGAGCATACGCACCATTGGCACCACCTGACAAATTCATGGATCTGCAAGTGGAAGCAGTTAAGAATGCAAAGGATAAAAAGCGTAGTCGTTACCTCTCTCTGTTAATTGAGCTTCAGAACAAACTGGTTGGAGTCTTGGAAAGTGAGAAAACAGTCGGATGGAAATTACCCATGCTTATCATAAGATTTGTCGTCAAGATCCAATCTCACCTTGAGACTGAGGTGGAACCCAAGGCATTGGAGACAATTTTCAAGCATTCTCAAACCAATCACCCTGACATGATCCATTTAGCCATCAAATCATTCTTGGgaatttttaacaaaatCTTCTCATTGTCTGACTACGACTACGATATTTCTAAAGCTTACAACAGTGCATTTGATCCTGGATTTATCACCGATGTAGACACTTCCCAGGATGGGTTTCCAGAGGAATTCAAACAGGagatgaacaattttgaaTCGCCTTCTTATTTTATCGACTCAAGAATGTTTGTTGGTTGGCTCTGTTGGGGTAGATCCATGAAAGTCGTTAAGGCGGAACCTATTGAGGTGAATTTTAGacaaaatgaaattgaagccTTCCAAAGATTTGGTAATGTGGTAAATTACGAGTGGATACAAAACATTGTTGACAATTTGATTCAGGATAACGAAACCCATGGTGTTTTTAGTAGTGGTAACGTCTCATTTTTTGTCctcttaatttttttaatatctcacaacttcaccaaattgaagCTTGAGGACTTATTTAGCCTTTGTGAAAGCCGCTATGATAGAAACGATAAGGCTTCAATGATTATGTCTACAGAGATATTTGCCGCATTGATATGTGGGAGCAAATTCATGTATCCTGAGAGCTTGCAACTCAGAGACGCATTTGTTGCTAAATTTTTACCCTCCTGCATTGATAGTGAGTTAAATCAAGATGCCTTTGGTATATGGGCTACTTTATGCTGGTGGCTCCCTACGGTGGTTGATCTGAGAAGGTGTAAACcattttaccaaaatttctCGTCTATTCAAAACCTTTTGGACAAGAAATCTGATGATCCGGCTCATCAGGCATCTAAATTGCTCATGTTGAGAAGTGTGTTATTGAGTATGGAGTACAGCTCTCCCGATTTATTAGTAGTTTTGAACAGTTTGGTCACCGATCATCCATACGATCAGGTACGTGAAGCTGTAGCTAAAGTTCTTGCCACATTGATGCAAAGCAGCTGTTGTGCATCTTTGCCAAGTGTTAAGGAACTAATGCATAAGGAATCTAattgtggtggtggattgGGTTCACCTGTCATGGTCACTTCAAAGACCGTTGATGAGTTTGTTAAGAGACAGTTTCAAGACATTGTAAAAGAATCTGCTAACATCACAGGTTTGGCTCCTCAACAAATACTCAAAACACGTTACTATTATTTGACCTCCACCATGGTTTACTGGGTCAAAGAAATGATCAAGGGGACTAACAGGGTTTTATTAGTACCATACATCGTGGATTATGTAGCTCCATTTTTGTTGGATCTTTTAACTCACAGAGACGTTTGCAAATTGGCGGGCTTAGATCCAACTATACTCTATGTGACATTATCTTACATGCCACTAAGGAAAGAAGCTCTGGGAGAAGTGATTCAGCTGATGTGtcatgatgaaaataccCTTTCGTCATATCAAATTAGAGTGAAATTGGGGTTCG